One Primulina huaijiensis isolate GDHJ02 chromosome 5, ASM1229523v2, whole genome shotgun sequence DNA segment encodes these proteins:
- the LOC140977429 gene encoding BEL1-like homeodomain protein 2, protein IXEEMYQQEAKDEVDPQRDHSGSSSTSAAAAGTNSNNAQTSTPHATTTAITPPPAPKKSHEINAPESDPSFIAINRQRFSENQASIINTNNNATTSSAQSFPAMQETDSGSTHQPGNGRVNDSSTLIRFGANASDVSLTLGLRHAGNIPEKSRFSIRDFGG, encoded by the coding sequence ATCNTGGAAGAGATGTATCAGCAAGAAGCCAAGGATGAGGTAGATCCGCAGCGGGACCACAGCGGCAGCAGCAGCACCAGCGCTGCAGCTGCAGGTACCAACAGTAACAATGCACAAACTTCAACGCCTCACGCCACCACCACCGCAATTACTCCTCCGCCTGCACCCAAAAAATCTCATGAAATCAATGCCCCAGAAAGCGACCCTTCATTCATCGCAATTAATAGGCAACGCTTCTCGGAAAACCAAGCCAGCATTATCAACACAAACAACAATGCCACCACGTCGTCGGCGCAATCTTTTCCGGCCATGCAGGAAACTGACTCCGGCAGCACACATCAACCCGGAAATGGGCGAGTTAATGACTCTTCCACACTAATAAGGTTCGGGGCGAATGCGAGTGACGTGTCGCTTACTCTAGGATTACGTCACGCCGGAAACATACCGGAGAAGAGCCGGTTCTCGATCAGAGACTTCGGGGGATAG